GCACCAAGGCCGTCGCGCAGGGGCTGCTCGACAGCGACGCGTTCACCGTGGTCGGCGGCGGCGACTCCGCCGCGGCCGTCCGCATCCTGGGCTTCGACGAGACGAAGTTCGGGCACATCTCGACCGGCGGTGGCGCGAGCCTCGAGTACCTGGAGGGCAAGACCCTCCCCGGTCTCGCCGCCCTGGAAGGCTGAAAGCAATGACTGACCGTCTCCCGCTCATGGCGGGTAACTGGAAGATGAACCTCAACCACCTTGAGGCCATCCAGCACACCCAGAAGCTGACCTTCGCGCTGAACGACAAGGACTTCGAGGCCGTCGAGGTCGCCGTCCTGGTGCCGTTCACCGACCTGCGCTCGGTGCAGACCCTGGTCGACGGCGACAAGCTGAAGATCAAGTACGGCTCGCAGGACATCTCGCAGCACGACTCCGGTGCCTACACCGGCGAGGTCTCCGGCCCGATGCTGGCCAAGCTCAAATGCACCTACGCGGTGATCGGCCACTCGGAGCGCCGCCAGTACCACGGCGAGAACGAGGAGATCGTCAACGCCAAGGTCAAGGCCGCCTACCGGGCCGGGATCACCCCGATCCTGTGCATCGGCGAGCCGCTGGAGATCCGCAAGGCCGGCACCCACGTCGAGTACACGCTGGCCCAGCTGGACGGCGCCCTCGCGGACATCCCGGCCGAGCAGGCCGAGTCCGTCGTGGTCGCCTACGAGCCGGTCTGGGCGATCGGCACCGGCGAGGTGGCCACCCCGGAGGACGCGCAGGAGGTTTGCGCCGCCATCCGCGGGCGGATCGCCGAGCTGTACGACGCCGAGCTGGCCGACAAGGTCCGCGTGCTGTACGGCGGTTCGGTCAAGGCGTCGAGCGCCGCCGGCCTGATGGCCAAGGCCGACATCGACGGCGGCCTGATCGGCGGTGCCTCGCTGGACGCCGACGAGTTCGTCAAGATCGTGCGCTACCGTGAGCAGGCAGTAGGCTAACGCCGCCGCAGCAACGTAGGCTTTGGGGCCGGACCGCCGTACGCGGCCCGGCCCCTTCGCCGAAGATACGAGAGAGTTGGTCCCGTCGTGGTTATCGGGTTCTCGATTGCCCTGATCATCTTCAGTCTGCTGATGATCCTCCTGGTGCTGCTGCACAAGGGGAAGGGCGGCGGCCTGTCCGACATGTTCGGCGGGGGCGCGATGTCGACCGGCGGTGGCTCCGCGGTGGCCGAGCGCAACCTGGACCGCATCACCATCGTGGTCGGCCTGGGCTGGTTCGCCAGCATCATCGTCCTCGGCCTGCTGCTCAAGTACCAGAAGTAGCACCGAGCCGGTACCGAGCCACGACGAGCCGGTACCCGGAGCCGACGTAACCCTGACGCCCCGTCGTCCGAGCGCCTATCCTGGGACGGTCGGGGCGGAGGCGATGGTGGCGGACCCTTAACTCCTGCTTACACTAGGACGAATTTCGCCACCGACGCGCACCGCGGCGGGTCGGCGTACCAGCACGCAGGGAGTCAGACCGTGGCAAGTGGCAATGCCATCCGTGGCAGCAGGGTCGGAGCGGGCCCGATGGGCGAGGCGGAGCGCGGCGAGTCCGCCCCGCGCAACCGGATCTCCTTCTGGTGCGCCAACAAGCACGAGACCCGGCCCAGCTTCGCGGCCGAGGCGGTCATCCCGGACACCTGGGACTGCCCGCGCTGCGGCTTCCCGGCCGGACAGGACGAGCACAACCCGCCGGCGCCCTCGCGCAACGAGCCGTACAAGACCCACCTCGCCTACGTCCGTGAGCGGCGCACCGACGCCGACGGCGAGGCGATCCTCGCCGAGGCGCTGGCCAAGCTGCGCGGCGAGATCTGAGCAATCCGGGCACCGAAGCCGAGAAGGGCGCCACCGTCAACGACGGTGGCGCCCTTCGGCGTTGTGGACCGCTACGCCGAGGCCGGCGGGTACAGCTGCGGCGGGATCCGCTCCGCGGCGGCCCGGTCCAGCAGCCACAGGGTGCGGCCGCGGCCGTACGCGCCGGAGGCGGGCGCCTGGAGCTCGCCGGGGCCGGACAGGGCCAGCGCGACCGCGCCCGCCTTGTCCTCGCCCGCCGCCAGCAGCCAGACCTCGCGGGCCGCCCGGATCGCCGGGAGGGTGAGCGAGATCCGGGTCGGCGGGGGCTTGGGGGCCCCGCGCACGCCGACCACGGTCAGCTCGGTCTCCCGCACGCCCGGGTGCTCGGGGAAGAGCGAGGCGATGTGGGTGTCCGGTCCGACGCCGAGCAGCAGCACGTCGAAGGCCGGGACGCCGAGCCGCTCGCCCGGCCCGGCCGCCTTCGCCAGCTCCTGCGCGTAGCGGGCGGCGGCGGCCTCCACGTCGGAGCCGTCCATGCCGTCCGAGGCGGGCATCTCGTGCACCCGCGCCGGGTCGAGCGGGACGGCGTCCAGCAGCTCGGCGCGGGCCTGGACGGCGTTGCGCTCCGGGTCCGCGGCGGGCACGAAGCGCTCGTCGCCCCACCAGAGGTCCAGCCGGGCCCAGTCGACCGCGTCGCGCGCCGGGGAGGCGGCGATCGCGGCCAGGAGGGCGTTGCCGTTGCGGCCGCCGGTGAGCACCACCGAGGCGGTGCCGCGGGCGGCCTGGGCGTCCACGATCCGGGTGATCAGCCGGGCCGCGGCGGCCTGGGCCATCAGCTCCTTGTCGCGGTGGACGACGAGCTGCGGGGTGGCGTTGGTCATGCGCCGTCCCCGGCGCTGCGCTTGGCGGCCTTCCGGGTGGAGGGCTTCTTCTCCGCGCCGTCGGACGTCACCCGGGTCGGGTTGGCCACGGCCGCCTCGGCGACCGCGTGTGCGACCTCGTGGGCCGCCGCGACCTCGGCGCTCGCGGGCTCGCGCAGCCGGTCCACGGGCGTGCGCACGGCCGACGCGTAGATGTCGTCCGGGTCGAGTCGGCGCAGCTCCTCGGCGATCAGCTCCGAGGTCTCGCGCCGCTTGAGCGCCACCTGGCGGTCCGGCGAGCCGGGCATGGAGAGCGTGCCCATCAGGCCGTCCGGGCGGTCCAGGGTGATGTCCCCGTCCTTGGTTCGCAGGTGCACCGCGGTGATGCCCGGGCCGCCGGTGACGACCCGCTCGACCGGGACGTGCAGCCGGTTGTGCAGCCAGAGGCCGAGCAGTTCCACGCTGGGGTTGTACGACTCGCCCTCGACCACCGCGGACAGGATCCGGGACGGGCGCTGGTCAAGCGCGGCGGCCAGCATCGAGCGCCACCCGGTGATCCGGGTCCAGGCGAGGTCGGTGTCGCCCGGGGTGTAGCTCTGGGCCCGCTGGGCGAGCTGGCCGACCGGGGACTCGGCGGTGACCGCGTCGGTGATGCGGCGCTGGGCGATCGAGCCCAGCGGGTCCTGCGCCGGGTGCATCGGCGCGTTGTCCGGCCACCAGACGACGACCGGGGCGTCCGGCAGCAGCAGCGGCAGGACGACCGACTGGGCGTGCGCGGCGAGCTCGCCGTGCATGCGCAGGACGACCGTCTCGCCGGAACCGGCGTCCGAGCCGACCAGGATCTCGGCGTCCAGCCGGGTCTCGGCGCGGGCCCGCGGCGAGCGCCCCGCGCGCTTGATCACCGCGAGGGTGCGCGAGGGGTGCTCGCGGGACGCGTCGTTGGCGGCCTTGAGGGCGTCGTACGCGCTGCCCTCGTCGGTGACGATCACCAGGGTGAGCACCATGCCGGCGGCGGTGGAGCCGCTGGCACGGCGCGCCTCCATCAGCGCGGCGTTGATCTTGCCGGACGTCGTGTTGGTGAGGTCGATCTTCATGGCCGGCGCCAGCTCCTGCCGTCTCGTGCGAGCATCTCGTCGGCCTCGACCGGGCCCCAGGTCCCCGCCGGGTACTGGGCGGGCTTGCCGTGGGTGTCCCAGTACTTCTCGATCGGGTCGAGGATCTGCCAGGAGAGCTCGACCTCCTGGTGGCGCGGGAACAGGTTGGCGTCGCCGAGCAGCACGTCGAGGATGAGCCGCTCGTACGCCTCCGGGCTGGACTCGGTGAAGGACTCGCCGTAGGCGAAGTCCATCGTGACGTCCCGGACCTCGAAGGAGGTGCCCGGCACCTTGGAGCCGAACCGCACCGTCACGCCCTCGTCCGGCTGGACCCGGATGACCAGGGCGTTCTGCCCCAGCTCCTCGGTCGCGTAGGAGTCGAACGGCAGGTACGGGGCGCGCTGGAAGACCACCGCGATCTCGGTGACCCGGCGGCCCAGCCGCTTGCCGGTGCGCAGGTAGAACGGGACGCCCGCCCAGCGGCGGTTGTTGATCTCCAGCTTGATGGCCGCGTAGGTGTCGGTCTTGGACTCCGGGTTGATGCCGTCCTCGTCCAGGTAGCCGACCACCTCCTCGCCGCCCTGCCAGCCGGAGCTGTACTGCGCCCGCACGGTGTGCTTGCCGAGGTCGGCCGGGAGCTTGACGGCGCTGAGCACCTTGAGCTTCTCGGCCACCAGCGCCTTCGGGTGGAAGGACGCGGGCTCCTCGATGGCGGTGAGCGCCATCAGCTGGAGCAGGTGGTTCTGGATGACGTCGCGCGCCGAGCCGATGCCGTCGTAGTAGCCGGCCCGGCCGCCGATGCCGATGTCCTCGGCCATGGTGATCTGCACGTGGTCGACGTAGGAGCGGTTCCAGATCGGCTCGAACATCTGGTTGGCGAAGCGCAGCGCCAGGATGTTCTGGACGGTCTCCTTGCCCAGGTAGTGGTCGATCCGGAAGACCTCGTCCCGGGGGAAGACCTCGTGGACGACCTTGTTGAGCTCCTGGGCGCTCTCCAGGTCGTGGCCGAACGGCTTCTCGATCACCGCGCGGCGCCAGGATCCCTGCGGAGGGTCGGCCAGGCCGTGCTTCTTGAGCTGCTGGACGACGGTCGGGAAGAACTTCGGCGGGACGGACAGGTAGAAGGCGAAGTTGCCGCCGGTGCCCTGGGCCTTGTCCAGCTCCTCGATGGTCTGGCGGAGCTTGTCGAAGGCGTCGTC
The nucleotide sequence above comes from Streptomyces kaniharaensis. Encoded proteins:
- the tpiA gene encoding triose-phosphate isomerase codes for the protein MTDRLPLMAGNWKMNLNHLEAIQHTQKLTFALNDKDFEAVEVAVLVPFTDLRSVQTLVDGDKLKIKYGSQDISQHDSGAYTGEVSGPMLAKLKCTYAVIGHSERRQYHGENEEIVNAKVKAAYRAGITPILCIGEPLEIRKAGTHVEYTLAQLDGALADIPAEQAESVVVAYEPVWAIGTGEVATPEDAQEVCAAIRGRIAELYDAELADKVRVLYGGSVKASSAAGLMAKADIDGGLIGGASLDADEFVKIVRYREQAVG
- the secG gene encoding preprotein translocase subunit SecG; the protein is MVIGFSIALIIFSLLMILLVLLHKGKGGGLSDMFGGGAMSTGGGSAVAERNLDRITIVVGLGWFASIIVLGLLLKYQK
- a CDS encoding RNA polymerase-binding protein RbpA translates to MGEAERGESAPRNRISFWCANKHETRPSFAAEAVIPDTWDCPRCGFPAGQDEHNPPAPSRNEPYKTHLAYVRERRTDADGEAILAEALAKLRGEI
- the pgl gene encoding 6-phosphogluconolactonase translates to MTNATPQLVVHRDKELMAQAAAARLITRIVDAQAARGTASVVLTGGRNGNALLAAIAASPARDAVDWARLDLWWGDERFVPAADPERNAVQARAELLDAVPLDPARVHEMPASDGMDGSDVEAAAARYAQELAKAAGPGERLGVPAFDVLLLGVGPDTHIASLFPEHPGVRETELTVVGVRGAPKPPPTRISLTLPAIRAAREVWLLAAGEDKAGAVALALSGPGELQAPASGAYGRGRTLWLLDRAAAERIPPQLYPPASA
- the opcA gene encoding glucose-6-phosphate dehydrogenase assembly protein OpcA, yielding MKIDLTNTTSGKINAALMEARRASGSTAAGMVLTLVIVTDEGSAYDALKAANDASREHPSRTLAVIKRAGRSPRARAETRLDAEILVGSDAGSGETVVLRMHGELAAHAQSVVLPLLLPDAPVVVWWPDNAPMHPAQDPLGSIAQRRITDAVTAESPVGQLAQRAQSYTPGDTDLAWTRITGWRSMLAAALDQRPSRILSAVVEGESYNPSVELLGLWLHNRLHVPVERVVTGGPGITAVHLRTKDGDITLDRPDGLMGTLSMPGSPDRQVALKRRETSELIAEELRRLDPDDIYASAVRTPVDRLREPASAEVAAAHEVAHAVAEAAVANPTRVTSDGAEKKPSTRKAAKRSAGDGA
- the zwf gene encoding glucose-6-phosphate dehydrogenase — encoded protein: MTNESDAGNAPPAPVNPLRDPADRRLPRIAGPSGLVIFGVTGDLSRKKLMPAIYDLANRGLLPPGFSLVGFARREWEDEDFAKEVHDAVKEHARTPFREEVWQQLAKGMRFVQGTFDDDDAFDKLRQTIEELDKAQGTGGNFAFYLSVPPKFFPTVVQQLKKHGLADPPQGSWRRAVIEKPFGHDLESAQELNKVVHEVFPRDEVFRIDHYLGKETVQNILALRFANQMFEPIWNRSYVDHVQITMAEDIGIGGRAGYYDGIGSARDVIQNHLLQLMALTAIEEPASFHPKALVAEKLKVLSAVKLPADLGKHTVRAQYSSGWQGGEEVVGYLDEDGINPESKTDTYAAIKLEINNRRWAGVPFYLRTGKRLGRRVTEIAVVFQRAPYLPFDSYATEELGQNALVIRVQPDEGVTVRFGSKVPGTSFEVRDVTMDFAYGESFTESSPEAYERLILDVLLGDANLFPRHQEVELSWQILDPIEKYWDTHGKPAQYPAGTWGPVEADEMLARDGRSWRRP